A part of Ptychodera flava strain L36383 chromosome 11, AS_Pfla_20210202, whole genome shotgun sequence genomic DNA contains:
- the LOC139143313 gene encoding uncharacterized protein, with translation MTDKLASVKEYEDVYKQRAQEVTSLYFASGTDEEITLEQNRKAFKRLRLRPRVLQDVSSIDVSASLLGHRVDIPICIAPTAWHAMVHPDAEVATAKAAEKMGTCMILSMHANKSLEEVRTKTPKGLKLLNLYLFQNQTLTLDLVRRAESACYDGLAVTIDNPCVRNPTKHHNLKEFASYSRRIIDNHGYGHLEKYLQGYDLGPPHPNGLPLGIRIRDLSATWQYVDWVRSKTKLPIIIKGVLTAEDAILAVNHGADAVIVSNHGGRRLDSVPATIEALPEVVRAIGDRVEVYVDGGIRNGIDVFKALALGAKAVFVGRAILYGLAHSGEEGVHHILEILKSELIRTMQFADKLVKVVC, from the exons ATGACTGATAAATTGGCAAGTGTGAAGGAATATGAAGATGTTTATAAGCAAAGAGCGCAAGAAGTAACATCCTTATATTTTGCCTCTGGCACTGACGAAGAGATTACGTTGGAACAGAACAGGAAAGCCTTTAAAAG ACTTCGTCTCAGGCCAAGGGTTTTACAAGATGTGTCTTCAATTGACGTGTCAGCATCTCTGCTTGGCCACAGAGTAGATATCCCAATATGCATTGCTCCAACTGCATGGCATGCAATGGTACATCCCGATGCAGAAGTAGCTACAGCCAAAG CTGCGGAGAAAATGGGAACATGTATGATATTGAGTATGCATGCCAATAAATCATTGGAGGAAGTAAGGACAAAAACACCAAAGGGACTGAAATTGTTGAATctctatttatttcaaaatcagaCGTTGACGCTCGATTTGGTCAGAAGAGCTGAAAGTGCGTGTTACGATGGCCTTGCTGTCACCATCGACAACCCATGTGTTAGAAATCCTACTAAACATCATAATTTAAAGGAGTTTGCTTCTTACTCTCGAAGAATTATTGATAACCATGGCTACGGGCATTTGGAGAAGTATTTACAG GGTTACGATTTGGGCCCACCACATCCTAATGGGCTTCCATTAGGTATAAGGATTAGAGATCTGTCTGCGACTTGGCAATACGTTGATTGGGTCCGTTCAAAAACAAAGCTGCCGATCATCATTAAGGGTGTTTTAACAGCCGAAGACGCCATATTGGCAGTCAACCATGGGGCGGATGCCGTCATCGTATCAAATCACGGAGGTCGGAGACTTGATTCCGTACCAGCAACA ATAGAAGCACTGCCTGAAGTTGTCAGAGCTATTGGTGACAGAGTTGAAGTCTACGTAGATGGCGGGATACGTAATGGTATCGATGTATTCAAAGCATTGGCACTGGGAGCAAAAGCAGTGTTTGTTGGCCGAGCTATTCTGTATGGACTTGCGCACTCT GGTGAAGAAGGTGTGCATCACATCCTAGAGATCTTAAAGTCTGAACTTATTCGGACTATGCAATTCGCAGATAAGTTAGTCAAAGTGGTCTGTTAA